The genomic interval CGCCTTGGATCAACCAAATTACTTGACCTTAGAAATAAATGAAGACTCCCTCAAAGTTACAAGTCTTAAACAAGATGGAACTCTAATCGATACTTTTGAAATGAAAAAATAAAAACTGGAGGCGAGCCATAAATGGCTCGTCTCCAGTTTTCTCCTAGAATCTCTATATAATTCACATTAGTGAATCGCTTTCTTCTTAAATCGTCCACCCATAATATCGTGAACTTCGGTAATCGTCACAAAAGCCGCCTCGTCTTTTTCCGTGACAATTGCCTTCAATTTCTCTACTTCCAATCGAGTAATTACACAATATAGAACTTTCTTTGCATCCCCGGAGTAAGCACCTTCTCCATGAAGAATCGTTACGCCACGCCCCAATCTTGCCATCAGTGCATCTGCAATTTCATCAGGCTCATTGCTTACAATCGTAACACCTTTTGATTCATCAATACCGTCAATTACTGTATCCATCACTTTCGCAATGATAAAATACGCCACCAAAGAGTACATTGCTTTATCCCAAGAAAACACTAATCCAGCGATACTTAGAATAAATAAATTGATGAACATAACGATTTCACCAACGGAGAACCCACTGCGTCTATCCAAAATGATTGCTACAATTTCTGTACCATCCAATGAGCCACCATTCCGGATAATAAAGCCTACACCTAATCCAACCAATATGCCGCCAAAGATCGTTGCCAAAAATAAATCATGTGTAACAACCTCTACCGGATGAAATTGGTTTGTCCAAAAAGCCAAAGAACAAATCGCAAAAATCGAGGAAATTGCGAAAGTCTTGCCAATTTGTTTGTATCCTAAATATAAAAACGGCAAATTAAATAGCACCAAGAAAAAACCTATGGATTGACCACTTAAATAACTCGCCATAATAGATACCCCAACAACGCCGCCATCAATAATATTATTAGGAACTAAAAACATCTCTAAGCCAATCGCTGTAATAATCGATCCAATAAACATAAATAGATATTTTCTAATATAATCCCATGTTTTCTTTTTCTTCGGTTTTGGATTACTAGGTTCAAACGCTGGTTTAATATCTTCTTTAATCTCTTCTTTAATTTCTTCCATTCAGCCACTCTCCTATCTATAATTAACAATCTATTACGATTGTTTTTAACAACCCCCAGTATAATTATACGAATAAATTATTTTTCTTTCCTATATATATTATAAACATAATTTCATAAATACCGCAAATTTGTTTGAAAAAATTTTTTTAATTTTTATGTTATGAATCTTTGTATAATAAAGATTTTTAACGAAAAACATAAAATTATTTAAATAAACAGCGAATAAAATTGATAAAATTAACACAAAACCAAGTTGGTACAAACTGTATTTTTGATTCATTGTGATTGTTTTCGACTATATATTGCATTTATTTGATTGACTTTGGCTATTTGTGGTGATATTCTAATCATGAAAGGACGTGGATACAATTTTAACAGAAGAACGCTATGCAACAATATTGAAAATATTAGAAGAGAAGAAAGCAGTAACCGTCCTTGATTTGACAAAATTACTCAATTCTTCCGAATCTACGATTCGTCGAGATTTAACGGTGCTCCATAATAACGGGAAATTATATAAAGTCTATGGTGGAGCAACCTCAATTGACAATAATTACAGTACCCGTGAAGAAGATGTTTCCACAAAAAAAGATCTGCATCGAGAAGACAAACTGGAAATTGCAAAATATGCTGCGACTCTAATTAAACGAAATGATTTCGTTTATCTGGATGCAGGCACGACAACAGAGTTGATGATTGATTTTATCACGGAAACAAATGCAACTTACGTTACGAATGGAATCTATCATGCCAGCAAATTATCTTCCAGAGGGCTCAATGCTTATATTCTCAGCGGAAAAATAAAAAGTTCCACTGCCGCTATCATCGGTACACAAGCGATGGACAACTTAAAACGCTATAATTTTACCAAAGGTTTTTTCGGTGTAAACGGAATCAGCACAACCGCTGGTTTTAGTACGCCCGATGCAAGTGAAGGTATGATAAAAGCCGAGGCATTAGCAAAATGTAAAAAATCCTATATCCTTGCTGACGCTTCAAAATTTAACAAAATCTCACCGATTACATTTGCTAATATTTCTTGTGCAACAATTATCACGAATGCCTCTGCTGATAAAAAATTTCATGACTATACAACGATTATAGAGGTGAACTCGCTATGATTTATACAGTAACTTTTAATCCATCTCTGGATTACATCGTAAAATTGGATACTTTTACACCAGGTGCAGTCAATCGCACAAAAACAGAGATGATTTATTGTGGTGGCAAAGGAATTAACGTCTCTATCGTATTAAAAAATCTTGGTTTTACTAGCAAAGCACTTGGTTTTATCGCTGGTTTTACCGGTCAGGAAGTAAAGAAACGTTTGCAGCAACTTGGTTGTGAAAGTGATTTTATTGAACTCGATCAAGGTCTTTCTCGCATCAATGTAAAAATTAAAGCCGAAGCAGAAAGTGAAATCAACGGGCAAGGTCCTTTTATCGATGCAATTGCCTTACAAGCATTATTTACGAAATTAGATCATTTATCCGCCGGCGATATATTGGTACTCGCCGGCAGTATTCCAAGTACGCTCCCAAATGATATTTACGAAAAAATCATGGCAAAACTCATGAAAAAAGATGTGCATATCATTGTCGATGCGACTTGCTCTTTATTATTAAATGTTTTAAAATACAAACCTTTCTTAATCAAACCCAATCATCACGAATTGGGTGAAATGTTTGGCGTAACGCTAAACAACGACGAAGAAATCATCACTTACGCTAAAAAGCTGCAAGATCTTGGCGCACAAAATGTACTCATATCGATGGCCGGGGATGGAGCGATCCTCCTGACAAACAAGCAGGATGTTTATAAAAGCCAAGCTCCTAAAGGTAAAGTGATCAATTCCGTCGGCGCAGGTGATTCAATGGTGGCAGGCTTCTTAGCTGGCTATTTAGACAGCGGCGATTTGCAAAAAGCTTTTAAAATGGGCATAGCAACTGGCAGCGCAAGTGCCTTTTCAGAAGAGTTAGCAACAAAAGCCGAAGTTGAAAAACTTTTTAATGCTTTATTATAAGGGGGATATATATATGCGTATTACCGATTTATTAAAAGCTAGCGGCATTGCTTTAGATGCAAAAGTAACCTCAAAATCAGAAGCGATTGATATGCTGGTTGATCTTATGGCAGATACCGGAAACCTATCAGACAAGGAAGCCTATAAAAAGGATGTACTTGCGCGTGAAGCAAGCAGTACCACCGGCATAGGTGAAAGCATTGCAATTCCACATGCCAAAAGCCGTGCTGTAAAAGCAGCCGGACTTGCTGCAATGGTTGTAAAAGACGGTGTCGAGTACGAATCATTAGACGGTCAGCCGGCAAAACTCTTTTTCCTGATTGCGGCACCGGATACTTCTGCTGACTTACATGTTGAAGTACTCAGCCGCTTAGCTACAATCCTTATGGATAGCAATTTCAAAAATAGCTTACTCCATGCAACAAGTGCAGAAGAATTTTTAAAACAAATTGACGAAACAGAAGCAAAAAAATTTCCTGAGGAAGCAAAAAAAGCACCGGATATTCAGCCAGGACAATATCAAATTCTTGCTGTTACTGCTTGTCCGACAGGTATTGCGCATACTTTCATGGCAGCTGAAAAACTTGAACAAACAGCAAAAGAAATGGGTATTTCGATCAAAGTAGAAACCAATGGCTCCGGAGGCGCAAAAAATGTCCTCACTGCTGAAGAAATAAAAAATGCAGATTGTATTATCATTGCTGCTGATAAAAATGTTGAATTAGCACGGTTTAGCGGTAAACCAGTCATTCAGACAAGAGTCGCCGATGGTATCCATAAGGCAAAAGAGTTGCTAGAACGCGCCACAAAAACAAAGGTTCCCGTCTATTACAGTAATACAAAAGAAGCTACGCAGCTAACCGACGAACATGAAAGTTTCGGTCGTCAAATTTATAAACACTTAATGAATGGCGTATCACATATGCTTCCGTTCGTAATTGGCGGCGGTATTTTGATCGCACTTGCATTTTTATTTGACGATTACACGATTGATCCATCAAAGTTTGGTTCCAATACACCATTAGCCGCCTTCCTCATGAAAATCGGCGGAACTGCCTTTGGGTTTATGCTCCCAGTCCTCGCTGGATTCATCGCGATGAGTATCGGAGACCGTCCGGCACTGGCAGTTGGCTTCGTCGGTGGGATGCTTGCTAATAGCGGCGGTTCTGGTTTTCTAGGTGCATTGATCGCCGGATTTGTTGCCGGCTACATCGTGCTAGGGTTAAGAAAACTTTTCTCCGGACTGCCACAATCTCTGGAAGGTTTAAAACCAGTTCTACTATACCCATTCTTTGGTGTTCTTCTCATCGGTGCTATTATTTTATTGATTATCAATCCACCGGTAGGTGCAATTAATGCTTGGATGTCAGATGGTTTAAATTCATTAAGTTCCAGCAGTAAGATTTTTCTTGGCATCTTACTCGGCGGTATGATGGCTGTCGATATGGGCGGCCCAATCAACAAGGCGGCTTACGTATTTGGCACCGCTTCTTTAGCCAATGGACAATACGAAATTATGGCGGCTGTCATGGCCGGCGGTATGGTTCCACCGCTTGCAATCGCACTTTGTACAACTTTCTTTAAAAATCGCTTTACTGAAAGTGAAAGAAAATCAGGTGTGACAAACTATATTATGGGTCTCTCCTTTATTACCGAGGGTGCAATTCCTTTTGCCTCTGCTGACCCAGTTAGAGTTCTTCCTGCATGTATTCTTGGCTCAGCAACAGCAGGCGCACTATCCATGATGTTTAACTGTGCATTACGTGCTCCCCATGGCGGCCTATTTGTCGTACCGGTCATCAGCAATCCATTTGGATATCTAGCGGCCTTGATCATCGGTTCCATCGTAGGTATGCTCGTTTTGGCACTTTTGAAAAAACCACTCCAAAAATAATAGAGAAATAAACAAAAAATCGGTGTTTATGATGAATTACAATCATAAACACCGATTTTATTTTATTTCTTCTGATCTTTAAATACACTCATATCAAGTCCATCAAATCCCGTGAGCAATACCCCAACCTCGTGCAAGATTTTATCACAACCACCTGCATGACGGCTTTCTATATTTAATGGCATATTAGGATCGTGCAATGACATCCGCAATAAAGCCCAGCCATCTTCAAACACAAGACGTACACCTTCAAAAGACGGAGTCGCAATCTGAATATTACGTGCTGAAGCCCGCTCTTCAAACGCCTGCAAAACCTGCTTTCCATAAGCCTGAAAATCAGTTATCCCCTTCATATACAACCGATATTCGCGCGCTTCTTGCGGGTGCCCCAATTTTTCTACCAACGCACCAAGTGGTTTTCCATCACCCTTTAGCCTTGCTGCTGCAATCAGTAATTTGACTGCTAAATATGCTCCATCATCAAGATAATAATTTTCATGGAGTGCTCCATGCCCAGAAGTTTCAATCGCCAATGGAGACACTGTGCCATTTTCATTCAATCGAATACATTCGTTAATAACATTTTTATAGCCTCTCATATAACGATGATGTTTCAAGCCTAGTTCCTTCTCAAGAAAAACTTTAAGTTCATCTGATGTAACCGAATCTGTCACAATCGTACTTCCCGGATAATCTGGCGCAAGAATCGCTGCCATCATCGCAATCAGAGCATTCCGATTAATCTCTTCACCTGTTGATAATACTGCGCTCATGCGGTCAACATCCGTGTCAAAGATAAGACCTAAATCTGCCTTGCTGTTAAGTACCGCACCCTGGATTGCCTGCATAGCCTTCTTATCCTCTGGATTTGGAATATGATTTGGAAACATGCCATCAGGTTCTAAAAAAACACTTCCTGTTATATCTGCACCAAGCTCTTTCAATACCTTTGAAGCAAAGAATCCGCCTCCGCCATTTCCAGCATCAACCACAATGTGCATCCCTTTAAGAGGGTGCATATAATCTGCCGCATTTACACCTGCGCAAATTTTTTCACACAGATACTTGGCATAAATATCAATCAGCGCAAGTTTTTCGACTTCCGCAAGACATCCTTTTTGTGCACGCATTCCCTCAGCACTCTCAAGTACAGCAGTAATATCGCCACGATTCAGACCTCCATGTTTGGTAAAAAATTTAAGACCATTACGATTATAGGGAAGATGACTTGCCGTAATCATAATTGCTCCATCCATCTTGGTTTCCTCAAAAACAATGGACATAAACATCGCCGGTGTCGACGCCAAACCGCAATCCACAGCTTTGCTGCCTTTTGCCGTAATTCCTTCTAAAACACCACATTTTAGCTCAGATGCTGAGATTCTTGAATCATGACCAACCGCAATTTTAATATCAGCAGGATCTTTTCCTAATGTTTGTGCAAGAAAAAGAACAAAGCCTCCCGCAATTCGATTTGCAGTCTCTGGGAACAAATTCACCGGTTCATCGGTGATTCCTTCCACAGCAACACCACGTACATCACTGCCATTTTGAAGTTTCATTATACTCTTACTTGAATTCATTTATACGCTCCTTACTTTTAAAATTACTTTTAGCTCCATTTTTTCTTAACATCATTGCTATATTTCCCAAATTTATCTTCTATGATTAGCTTAAATTTAAATCTTAATTTCGAAAAAGTCAATCTTTTTTATAAAAGCGCAAAATCGTTCAGGTATTTTTTAATCACTGATCGCTACAGAATGATCGCCCGCTGTATTGATCGGTAGATTTCGTTCTATCATCCGATATCAACACCATGAACGCCTTTAAGCTTCATTAAACATTCAGCGATCATAGATGCCTTTGTGCAATCGCTATTTAATGCAATAATTTCAATACAAACCGTGTCTTCGGTATTTTCTTTTATCTGTAACCCCTTAGTTTTAATATGAAGAGATTCTAAACATTTCCCAATCTCACCAATTTGGCCAGGCGTATCATCGGATTCAATCGAAATGACCAAATTTCTTTCATGCGTTACCCAATCATCGAGTCTCGATAGTGTGCCTAACGTTGCAAACACTAAAAACGACGTAAACAGCGCACCCGCATAAAAACCAGCGCCTACGGCTAAACCAACACCAGCAACAACCCAGAGACATGCAGCGGTAGTTAAGCCTCTTACCGTCAGTCCCTCTTTCATAATCGTGCCTGCACCTAAAAACCCAATTCCACTTACCACTTGTGCAGCCAGCCGCGCTGGATCAGCATTTGTTAAACCTTCAACCTGCTGATAAATCTCCTCTGACAATACCATAATTAAACACGATCCTAAACATACCAATATATTTGTACGAAGTCCTGCTGATTTCCTTCTTGATTGTCTCTCATAGCCAATCAAACCACCCAAAAAGCAAGCCAGTACCAATCTTAATAATAATTCCCATTCTGAAACCATCACGATCACCTCTTAATTTTGAAAATACACTTTGCCTGTAAATATATTCATGTTCCATATATTTTAGAATAAATCCTGCTATAACAGGACCATTTGCCCATGATAAACCGCCTGATCATATAGCTTTATTGTCTATTTTAATGTAAAATAGTACTATATTCTACAAAATTATAAAATTATTTCTAAATTTAAATATTGTACCATTTTACGAGGAAGGTGATTGCCCATGATCAAAAAGACGAGAAAAAAGAAACCAAGTTTTTTTTCTAAACCTTGGCTGATTTGGAGTATGCTGATTTTATTTTTTCCTATCGGCTTATACCTTTTATGGAAACACAAACCGTATAACGTTCTTCCTTCTATATTGATAACAATTTTGATGAGTTTTCTGCTATTCACCTCTATTTTCACGGCAGTGCTCTATAAACAATCTTTAGATAAACAGGCCGAACAAGCCGACAGCACCTCTGCCGTCGAAGGCAATCTTGCCAAAACAGAAGTATGGGCTGATCAATATCGTCCTGACCAAGTAGCCTTCCTTCAATTTATCCAAGACTTAAATCAAGAAATAAAACTCTACTCCTCTATTCATGCCGAATACAAAACCTTGGTGACTGGTATACAAAAAAACAATACACCCTCACCAGGTATCGCCTGGGCAAACATTGATCATTTGAATCGCCGATTAGAGCAATCGCAAGAACGAATTACAGCAATGAAGCCGCCAACGAACTTAAGTGCTGAAGATCAAAATGCACTGGCAGCCAGCCTAAAAAATTATGCAAATTTTCTTTCCGATTTAGAGATCTCCTATATGCTGATGCAAAATAGTCTGCTTCGTTCTGATCCAGAGGCAAATAAACTATCCAATGCAAGTTTAGAAAAAGCTACCAATAACCTAAAAACCATAAAAAGCGATTTGAACACATTAGCCATTAAATTGAATGTACCGCTAGATGTCCAACTAAAATATCAAAATATTGCCAAACTGCCCGAATTAAGAGAAGTCGTTCCTGCGCAAACTGAATCCATAAAAGATATGGCGATAACAGATACCCAAAAAGCCTCCGCAACGCCACAGTCTTTGCCGCAAGGAAGTATAGACGGTGCTCCCGG from Massilibacillus massiliensis carries:
- a CDS encoding YitT family protein, with product MFIGSIITAIGLEMFLVPNNIIDGGVVGVSIMASYLSGQSIGFFLVLFNLPFLYLGYKQIGKTFAISSIFAICSLAFWTNQFHPVEVVTHDLFLATIFGGILVGLGVGFIIRNGGSLDGTEIVAIILDRRSGFSVGEIVMFINLFILSIAGLVFSWDKAMYSLVAYFIIAKVMDTVIDGIDESKGVTIVSNEPDEIADALMARLGRGVTILHGEGAYSGDAKKVLYCVITRLEVEKLKAIVTEKDEAAFVTITEVHDIMGGRFKKKAIH
- a CDS encoding DeoR/GlpR family DNA-binding transcription regulator → MDTILTEERYATILKILEEKKAVTVLDLTKLLNSSESTIRRDLTVLHNNGKLYKVYGGATSIDNNYSTREEDVSTKKDLHREDKLEIAKYAATLIKRNDFVYLDAGTTTELMIDFITETNATYVTNGIYHASKLSSRGLNAYILSGKIKSSTAAIIGTQAMDNLKRYNFTKGFFGVNGISTTAGFSTPDASEGMIKAEALAKCKKSYILADASKFNKISPITFANISCATIITNASADKKFHDYTTIIEVNSL
- the pfkB gene encoding 1-phosphofructokinase, whose protein sequence is MIYTVTFNPSLDYIVKLDTFTPGAVNRTKTEMIYCGGKGINVSIVLKNLGFTSKALGFIAGFTGQEVKKRLQQLGCESDFIELDQGLSRINVKIKAEAESEINGQGPFIDAIALQALFTKLDHLSAGDILVLAGSIPSTLPNDIYEKIMAKLMKKDVHIIVDATCSLLLNVLKYKPFLIKPNHHELGEMFGVTLNNDEEIITYAKKLQDLGAQNVLISMAGDGAILLTNKQDVYKSQAPKGKVINSVGAGDSMVAGFLAGYLDSGDLQKAFKMGIATGSASAFSEELATKAEVEKLFNALL
- a CDS encoding PTS fructose transporter subunit IIABC — encoded protein: MRITDLLKASGIALDAKVTSKSEAIDMLVDLMADTGNLSDKEAYKKDVLAREASSTTGIGESIAIPHAKSRAVKAAGLAAMVVKDGVEYESLDGQPAKLFFLIAAPDTSADLHVEVLSRLATILMDSNFKNSLLHATSAEEFLKQIDETEAKKFPEEAKKAPDIQPGQYQILAVTACPTGIAHTFMAAEKLEQTAKEMGISIKVETNGSGGAKNVLTAEEIKNADCIIIAADKNVELARFSGKPVIQTRVADGIHKAKELLERATKTKVPVYYSNTKEATQLTDEHESFGRQIYKHLMNGVSHMLPFVIGGGILIALAFLFDDYTIDPSKFGSNTPLAAFLMKIGGTAFGFMLPVLAGFIAMSIGDRPALAVGFVGGMLANSGGSGFLGALIAGFVAGYIVLGLRKLFSGLPQSLEGLKPVLLYPFFGVLLIGAIILLIINPPVGAINAWMSDGLNSLSSSSKIFLGILLGGMMAVDMGGPINKAAYVFGTASLANGQYEIMAAVMAGGMVPPLAIALCTTFFKNRFTESERKSGVTNYIMGLSFITEGAIPFASADPVRVLPACILGSATAGALSMMFNCALRAPHGGLFVVPVISNPFGYLAALIIGSIVGMLVLALLKKPLQK
- a CDS encoding phosphohexomutase domain-containing protein, coding for MNSSKSIMKLQNGSDVRGVAVEGITDEPVNLFPETANRIAGGFVLFLAQTLGKDPADIKIAVGHDSRISASELKCGVLEGITAKGSKAVDCGLASTPAMFMSIVFEETKMDGAIMITASHLPYNRNGLKFFTKHGGLNRGDITAVLESAEGMRAQKGCLAEVEKLALIDIYAKYLCEKICAGVNAADYMHPLKGMHIVVDAGNGGGGFFASKVLKELGADITGSVFLEPDGMFPNHIPNPEDKKAMQAIQGAVLNSKADLGLIFDTDVDRMSAVLSTGEEINRNALIAMMAAILAPDYPGSTIVTDSVTSDELKVFLEKELGLKHHRYMRGYKNVINECIRLNENGTVSPLAIETSGHGALHENYYLDDGAYLAVKLLIAAARLKGDGKPLGALVEKLGHPQEAREYRLYMKGITDFQAYGKQVLQAFEERASARNIQIATPSFEGVRLVFEDGWALLRMSLHDPNMPLNIESRHAGGCDKILHEVGVLLTGFDGLDMSVFKDQKK
- a CDS encoding MgtC/SapB family protein, coding for MVSEWELLLRLVLACFLGGLIGYERQSRRKSAGLRTNILVCLGSCLIMVLSEEIYQQVEGLTNADPARLAAQVVSGIGFLGAGTIMKEGLTVRGLTTAACLWVVAGVGLAVGAGFYAGALFTSFLVFATLGTLSRLDDWVTHERNLVISIESDDTPGQIGEIGKCLESLHIKTKGLQIKENTEDTVCIEIIALNSDCTKASMIAECLMKLKGVHGVDIG
- a CDS encoding MerC domain-containing protein, which translates into the protein MIKKTRKKKPSFFSKPWLIWSMLILFFPIGLYLLWKHKPYNVLPSILITILMSFLLFTSIFTAVLYKQSLDKQAEQADSTSAVEGNLAKTEVWADQYRPDQVAFLQFIQDLNQEIKLYSSIHAEYKTLVTGIQKNNTPSPGIAWANIDHLNRRLEQSQERITAMKPPTNLSAEDQNALAASLKNYANFLSDLEISYMLMQNSLLRSDPEANKLSNASLEKATNNLKTIKSDLNTLAIKLNVPLDVQLKYQNIAKLPELREVVPAQTESIKDMAITDTQKASATPQSLPQGSIDGAPGITGDVITIAD